One region of Eupeodes corollae chromosome 1, idEupCoro1.1, whole genome shotgun sequence genomic DNA includes:
- the LOC129940425 gene encoding uncharacterized protein LOC129940425: MYLIPSTMNLREELLQVEEEVLFKPCKKVIELKQNEKYRIGKLKRCVTKFGERIVADLGEFQTFFPMRYNKLSDAAITEINRGSFNFTYLCPLGRTASIKIEEEL; this comes from the exons ATGTATCTCATACCGTCGACGATGAATCTCAGAGAAGAACTTTTACAAGTTGAAGAGGAAGTTTTGTTCAAGCCTTGTAAAAAGgttattgaattaaaacaaaatgaaaaatatcgtaTTGGTAAACTGAAACGTTGTGTTACGAAATTTGGAGAACGAATTGTTGCTGATTTGGGCGAATTTCag aCTTTCTTCCCAATGCGATACAACAAATTGTCAGACGCTGCAATAACCGAAATCAATCGAGGTTCATTCAACTTTACCTATTTATGTCCGTTAGGACGAACTGCtagtattaaaattgaagaagaactgtaa